A single window of Cheilinus undulatus linkage group 12, ASM1832078v1, whole genome shotgun sequence DNA harbors:
- the tmlhe gene encoding trimethyllysine dioxygenase, mitochondrial, with protein MFASLNRSFKAALKQTHVLSGNWRQITQTRACAASSATFHSREDHLELNYGGTEMRFNYVWLRDHCRSESSYNSKTNQRNLDTATIHLNIRPDKTSVEDGQLVLTWPDGHVTKYSLSWLAENSFEAKKQRPVQPRVLWNADIYDKAKVPAAKWEKFMSSGDELKMFLQNYLLYGFALVEDVPPTVEDTQAVTERVSIIRETTYGKMWSLTADFSRGDTAYSTLSLDRHTDTSYFHEPCGIQVFHCIKHVATGGRTLLVDGFYAAEKLRQRSPENFELLSRLPIPHEYVEKTGNHTNHITGIGPVLNIYPWNNEIYMLRYNNSDRTVINTIPHDLVQKWYVAHRELTTEMRRPENELWVKLTPGKVLFIDNWRVMHGRESFTGMRQLCGCYMTRDDVLSAARGFGLLA; from the exons atgtttgcctctttaaatCGGAGTTTTAAGGCTGCTTTAAAGCAGACTCATGTACTGTCTGGAAACTGGAGACAAATCACACAGACACGAGCATGTGCCGCGAGCTCAGCAACTTTTCATTCACGTGAAGACCACCTCG AGCTCAACTATGGAGGAACAGAGATGCGTTTTAACTACGTGTGGCTGCGGGATCACTGCCGCTCAGAGTCTTCATACAACTCCAAGACTAACCAGAGAAACCTGGACACTGCCACCATACACCTGAACATCCGTCCTGACAAGACCAGCGTGGAGGATGGACAGCTCGTCCTTACAT GGCCTGATGGTCATGTAACAAAGTACAGCCTGAGCTGGCTTGCTGAGAACAGCTTCGAAGCTAAGAAGCAGAGGCCGGTCCAGCCTCGTGTCTTGTGGAACGCAGACATCTATGACAAAGCTAAAGTACCTGCCGCCAAATGGGAGAAGTTCATGAGCTCTGGTGACGAATTAAAGATGTTTCTACAGAACTATCTTCTGTATGGGTTTGCTCTCGTGGAAGATGTCCCACCTACAGTTGAGGACACACAGGCTGTCACTGAGAGGGTCAGCATTATCAG GGAGACTACATATGGAAAAATGTGGAGTTTGACAGCTGACTTTTCCAGAGGAGACACTGCCTACAGCACGCTGTCCCTGGATCGTCACACTGACACCTCATACTTTCATGAGCCATGTGG TATCCAGGTGTTCCACTGTATCAAGCATGTAGCGACCGGCGGAAGGACCCTCCTCGTCGATGGGTTTTACGCTGCTGAAAAACTACGGCAGAGATCTCCCGAAAACTTTGAGCTGCTCTCTCGTCTGCCCATCCCTCACGAATATGTAGAAAAGACCGGGAATCATACAAACCACATAACTGGTATCGGCCCTGTGCTCAACATCTATCCCTGGAACAATGAAATATACATGCTCAG GTACAACAACTCTGACCGAACAGTGATAAACACCATTCCTCATGACCTGGTTCAGAAATGGTACGTGGCACATCGAGAGCTGACGACAGAGATGAGACGGCCGGAGAATGAGCTGTGGGTCAAACTGACTCCGGGAAAA gttCTCTTCATTGATAACTGGCGCGTCATGCATGGGAGGGAGTCTTTCACTGGCATGAGGCAGCTCTGTGGATGCTACATGACCAGAGATGACGTTCTCAGTGCTGCACGTGGCTTTGGTCTGCTGGCCTGA